Proteins found in one Dehalococcoidales bacterium genomic segment:
- the hypA gene encoding hydrogenase maturation nickel metallochaperone HypA — protein sequence MHELEITRSLVKVALDEAQKANAKKLTAVNVVLGEMSGAVDDSVAFYFELMTKDTIGEGAKINFRKVPMQAKCCNCGSTVNPRDVFWECEKCHSMDIEMIAGKELYIESIEVD from the coding sequence ATGCATGAATTGGAAATTACACGCAGTCTGGTTAAAGTGGCGCTTGATGAAGCCCAAAAGGCCAATGCCAAAAAACTAACCGCCGTTAACGTTGTGCTCGGAGAAATGTCCGGGGCCGTTGACGATTCGGTGGCCTTTTACTTTGAGTTAATGACCAAAGATACAATCGGCGAAGGCGCCAAAATCAACTTCCGCAAGGTGCCGATGCAGGCAAAATGCTGCAATTGCGGCAGTACGGTAAACCCCAGAGATGTCTTCTGGGAGTGTGAAAAATGTCATTCCATGGACATCGAAATGATAGCCGGCAAAGAATTATATATAGAAAGTATAGAGGTGGATTAA
- a CDS encoding HAD-IIIA family hydrolase has translation MSKYKAVIFDMDGTLLNTLEDITDSVNFALRKNGFPLHKISQIRNYVGNGVLRMIELAIPDGTPQALFDGTVDLFKQHYAANSKNKTCPYAGIIELLQELLTQNYQTAVISNKYDLAVKELNQFYFSNYIKLAIGESPQIKRKPAADMLLFALDRLNIKPSEALYVGDSEVDIETAKNAGTDFIAVSWGFRGGNFLRSHGASIIIDTPSELLSFL, from the coding sequence ATGAGTAAATACAAAGCCGTTATTTTTGATATGGACGGAACCCTTCTTAATACATTGGAAGATATTACCGACAGTGTCAATTTTGCTCTAAGAAAAAACGGGTTCCCTTTGCATAAGATTTCGCAGATTCGTAACTACGTCGGAAACGGAGTTTTGCGCATGATTGAATTGGCAATCCCCGACGGAACCCCCCAAGCGCTTTTTGATGGCACGGTTGATTTATTTAAACAGCATTATGCCGCAAATTCCAAAAACAAAACTTGTCCGTATGCGGGTATTATCGAATTATTGCAGGAACTTTTAACCCAAAACTATCAAACAGCGGTTATTTCCAATAAATATGACCTTGCCGTTAAAGAATTAAATCAATTCTACTTTTCGAATTATATCAAACTGGCAATCGGTGAAAGCCCCCAAATTAAAAGAAAACCGGCGGCGGATATGTTGCTCTTTGCGCTGGACAGGCTTAATATTAAGCCCTCGGAAGCGCTTTATGTCGGTGATTCCGAAGTGGATATCGAAACCGCCAAAAATGCCGGCACGGATTTTATCGCAGTCAGTTGGGGATTCCGTGGCGGAAATTTCCTAAGAAGTCATGGGGCATCCATAATTATCGATACCCCGTCTGAGTTACTTTCATTTTTGTAA
- a CDS encoding HypC/HybG/HupF family hydrogenase formation chaperone: protein MCVAIPSLITAIDGTDAEVDIDGITRKASLMLTPEAQIGDYVLIHAGYAISIVDKEEAEATIELFRELAEATDPEEKSS from the coding sequence ATGTGTGTTGCAATCCCCTCTCTGATTACCGCAATAGACGGCACCGATGCCGAAGTAGATATCGACGGAATAACACGTAAGGCCAGCCTGATGTTAACACCCGAGGCCCAAATCGGTGATTATGTTTTAATTCATGCCGGATACGCTATTTCGATTGTCGATAAAGAAGAGGCCGAAGCCACCATTGAGCTTTTCAGGGAGTTAGCAGAGGCTACCGATCCGGAAGAAAAGAGTTCGTAA
- a CDS encoding hydrogenase maturation protease has protein sequence MTDNFKAGKKTLVLGIGNIVMGDEGFGLHVIRRLKEIGMPEDIILEEGGVGGFNLLNDLEGVDRLIVVDIMMIPLPPGELKVFEPGNPPREPGKAIVSFHQVGVLELINMWMMMGNTEPEVTFVVTRPQTINWGTELSAELKPAVDKAAAMIKDLCVNYN, from the coding sequence ATGACTGATAACTTTAAGGCGGGGAAAAAGACTTTGGTGCTGGGAATCGGCAACATCGTTATGGGTGACGAGGGGTTTGGCCTCCATGTTATCCGCCGCCTTAAAGAAATCGGAATGCCCGAGGATATAATCCTTGAGGAAGGCGGAGTGGGCGGATTCAACCTCTTAAACGATTTAGAGGGCGTTGATAGGTTGATAGTGGTCGATATAATGATGATACCACTGCCCCCCGGAGAACTGAAGGTGTTTGAACCGGGAAACCCGCCGAGAGAACCGGGGAAAGCGATCGTGTCTTTCCATCAGGTTGGAGTCTTGGAGTTAATAAATATGTGGATGATGATGGGTAACACAGAACCGGAAGTGACTTTTGTGGTAACCCGTCCGCAGACAATCAACTGGGGCACAGAGCTCTCAGCGGAATTAAAACCGGCCGTCGATAAAGCGGCAGCAATGATCAAAGACCTCTGTGTGAATTATAATTAG
- the hypB gene encoding hydrogenase nickel incorporation protein HypB, giving the protein MEIKVLKNILDANDHIASQNRKLLKEKNIMMVNVWASPGAGKTTTMLRTAEALKGKARMAVIEGDVASSIDTITLTKAGVTAIQINTDGGCHLDAGMISSALQNLPLDEIDVIFIENVGNLICPGGFDLGEYKRIIIASTPEGEDKPYKYPLMFTIADACIINKVDLVQYVNFDVDNFARLVTGMNGDIEIFKLSGVTGEGVNEWADWVLKELEEYRK; this is encoded by the coding sequence ATGGAAATTAAAGTTTTGAAAAATATTTTGGATGCTAACGATCATATTGCGTCGCAGAATCGCAAGCTCCTTAAAGAAAAAAATATTATGATGGTTAACGTTTGGGCATCTCCCGGTGCCGGAAAAACCACGACCATGTTAAGAACCGCTGAAGCCCTTAAAGGGAAGGCCAGAATGGCGGTTATTGAAGGAGATGTGGCTTCCAGTATTGATACGATAACCCTAACCAAAGCGGGTGTTACGGCAATTCAAATCAATACGGACGGCGGGTGTCACTTGGATGCCGGTATGATTAGCTCCGCTTTACAAAATCTGCCTCTGGACGAAATTGATGTTATTTTCATCGAAAATGTCGGCAACCTGATTTGCCCGGGCGGGTTTGATCTCGGCGAATATAAGAGAATAATTATTGCCAGCACCCCCGAGGGAGAGGATAAGCCTTACAAATATCCTTTAATGTTTACAATCGCCGATGCCTGTATTATCAACAAAGTGGACTTGGTACAATATGTTAACTTTGATGTTGATAATTTTGCGCGTCTTGTCACCGGAATGAACGGAGATATCGAAATATTTAAACTTAGCGGCGTAACCGGTGAAGGCGTTAACGAATGGGCGGATTGGGTATTAAAAGAGCTCGAAGAATACAGAAAATAA
- the hypF gene encoding carbamoyltransferase HypF, giving the protein MSNLSKNKSIRMHIKVNGIVQGVGFRPFIYRIAHKYGLSGWVQNTSGNVAIEIQGSQTNVDSFMNALKNESPPVSRIQGISTEIIPVNNDTGFRIIESKAEEGAYQPISADIATCNQCLAEILDPSDRRYLYPFTNCTNCGPRFTIIKDIPYDRPLTTMQPFKMCDRCQAEYDDPLNRRFHAQPNACPVCGPHLQLTDSKGIAIDCDNILKRAAELILEGNIFAVKGLGGFQFACDATNYDTVAKLRLRKRRPGKPFALMMPDLEEIEKHCLVKDAEKKLLLSAEAPIVLLKKRDDNSEIALNIAENNLYLGVMLPPTPLHHILMRYVAKPLVMTSGNLSEEPICKDNNEALARLNGIADYFILHNRDIYSRYDDSVYLVANKQAHAVRRARGYAPSALVLPFEAKQILACGAEEKNTFCVTRDKYAFLSQHIGDMDNAETLDHYEDTIGLYKHLFRINPEIIAYDLHPEYRATKYALEYAAKNNLKAVGVQHHHAHIVSCMVENNVQTPVIGVAFDGTGYGADDNLWGGEFLLSDYEGFERLAHFEYVPMPGGAAAIRKPYRMALGYIYTLLEAQTDIGSLPILGQIADTELNTLKRQIDLKLNCPLTSSAGRLFDAVSAIIGICGEACYEAQAAIDLEMAATKNDNDAGKETYPFEIDDNNGVSVIRLQNLIKYIIRDVNNNIAVPIIADRFHQTMARIIAETCKLLAEKTKIKTIALSGGVFQNRLLSELAVNILEKDGFTVLTHRILPCNDGGIALGQAVAAHFNK; this is encoded by the coding sequence ATGAGTAATCTTTCGAAAAATAAATCAATACGTATGCATATTAAGGTAAACGGCATTGTCCAAGGTGTTGGATTCCGTCCGTTTATCTATCGTATTGCCCATAAATACGGCCTATCCGGCTGGGTACAAAATACCTCCGGGAATGTCGCTATCGAAATTCAGGGCAGCCAAACAAATGTTGATAGTTTTATGAACGCCCTTAAAAATGAATCGCCGCCCGTATCGCGCATACAGGGAATAAGTACGGAAATCATTCCGGTAAACAATGATACCGGGTTCCGCATAATTGAAAGCAAAGCCGAGGAAGGGGCTTACCAACCGATTTCGGCCGATATTGCCACTTGTAATCAGTGCCTGGCGGAAATTTTGGACCCTTCGGATCGAAGATACCTCTATCCTTTTACCAACTGCACCAACTGCGGGCCAAGGTTTACGATTATTAAAGATATCCCCTACGACCGTCCGCTAACCACCATGCAGCCCTTTAAAATGTGCGACAGGTGCCAAGCGGAATACGATGACCCGCTCAACCGTCGTTTCCATGCGCAGCCTAATGCCTGCCCCGTTTGCGGGCCACACCTCCAACTTACCGACAGCAAAGGCATCGCAATCGACTGTGATAATATTTTAAAAAGGGCGGCGGAACTGATTTTAGAGGGTAATATTTTTGCCGTTAAGGGATTGGGCGGATTTCAGTTTGCTTGCGATGCAACCAATTATGATACCGTTGCAAAACTGCGCCTGCGCAAAAGACGCCCGGGAAAACCCTTTGCACTAATGATGCCCGATTTGGAAGAAATCGAAAAGCATTGCTTGGTAAAAGATGCGGAGAAGAAACTGCTTTTATCGGCAGAGGCTCCGATTGTGTTGTTAAAAAAGCGTGACGATAACAGTGAAATTGCTTTAAACATCGCCGAAAATAATTTGTATTTGGGGGTAATGCTGCCCCCCACCCCACTCCACCATATCCTTATGCGCTATGTCGCCAAGCCGTTGGTAATGACCAGCGGCAACTTAAGCGAGGAGCCGATTTGCAAAGATAATAATGAGGCGCTGGCAAGGTTAAACGGCATTGCCGATTATTTTATACTGCATAACAGAGATATCTATTCCCGTTACGATGACAGCGTATATTTGGTGGCAAACAAGCAGGCGCATGCCGTAAGGCGTGCCAGAGGGTACGCCCCCTCAGCCTTGGTACTGCCGTTTGAGGCTAAACAAATTCTTGCTTGCGGAGCGGAGGAAAAAAATACTTTTTGCGTCACCCGCGATAAATATGCCTTTTTAAGCCAGCATATCGGTGATATGGATAACGCCGAAACATTGGATCATTACGAAGATACAATCGGTTTATACAAACACCTTTTTCGCATAAATCCCGAAATAATTGCTTATGATTTACATCCGGAATACCGCGCCACCAAATACGCACTCGAATACGCCGCTAAAAACAATTTAAAAGCGGTCGGTGTACAGCACCATCACGCTCATATTGTAAGCTGTATGGTTGAAAACAATGTCCAAACGCCGGTTATCGGTGTTGCGTTTGACGGCACGGGTTACGGCGCCGACGATAATTTATGGGGCGGCGAATTTTTACTGAGTGACTATGAAGGGTTTGAAAGACTGGCACACTTTGAATATGTTCCGATGCCGGGCGGCGCCGCCGCCATTCGTAAGCCCTACAGAATGGCGCTTGGTTATATCTATACCCTGCTGGAGGCACAAACCGATATTGGCAGTCTGCCGATTTTAGGGCAGATTGCGGATACGGAGTTAAACACCTTAAAGCGTCAAATCGATTTAAAACTAAACTGTCCGCTGACATCCAGCGCGGGAAGGCTCTTTGATGCTGTTTCGGCAATTATCGGCATCTGCGGAGAGGCTTGCTATGAAGCCCAGGCAGCAATTGATTTGGAAATGGCGGCAACAAAAAATGATAATGACGCGGGGAAGGAAACTTACCCGTTTGAAATTGACGACAACAACGGGGTTTCTGTAATAAGATTACAAAACCTGATAAAATATATTATCCGGGATGTTAACAATAATATAGCTGTTCCGATTATTGCGGACAGGTTCCATCAAACAATGGCGCGAATCATCGCCGAAACCTGTAAGTTGCTTGCGGAAAAGACAAAAATAAAAACAATAGCCTTAAGCGGCGGTGTTTTTCAAAACCGTTTGCTTAGCGAGCTGGCGGTTAACATTCTCGAAAAGGACGGCTTTACCGTTCTGACCCATCGAATTCTTCCTTGTAACGACGGAGGAATTGCTCTGGGACAAGCGGTAGCGGCTCATTTTAATAAATAA
- a CDS encoding MFS transporter, which produces MEHTANKVNKNAILIVAVLTSFLAPFMGSSTNIVLPAIGAEFSMDAISLSWVVSSYLLATAVFLLPIGRFADIYGLKKILLLGTISFTLFSLVLAITTSPVILIVMRAFQGLSSAMIFGTGVAILTSAFPARERGRALGINVASVYLGLSLGPFLGGILTENFGWRSVFWAIVPLGLIVIFVILSKLKGEWTAAKGEKFDLIGSVIYGVSLVSFMYGLSVLPEINAVWFLGIGFVSLLAFIWWEMKTPSPLLDLNIILHNRVFAFSNIAVLINFSATFAVAFLLSLYLQYTQGMSPQAAGLVLISQPVVMAIVSPFAGKLSDKTQPQNVAALGMAITAVGLLYFGFIDADTSVAAITLGLVIVGLGLSLFSSPNTNAIMSSVESKNYGVASAILSTMRVVGNIFSMGVVTVLFAIFIGRVEITPEYYSPFLSSIRISFIIFAVLCFLGVFASWVRGKPQE; this is translated from the coding sequence ATGGAACACACAGCAAACAAGGTAAACAAAAATGCTATTTTAATCGTTGCCGTTTTGACCTCTTTCCTTGCTCCGTTTATGGGGTCCTCAACGAATATAGTCTTACCAGCCATCGGGGCTGAGTTTTCAATGGACGCCATTTCCTTAAGCTGGGTTGTGAGCTCGTATCTGCTTGCGACTGCGGTTTTCCTTTTGCCGATTGGCAGGTTTGCCGATATTTACGGTCTTAAAAAAATCCTTTTACTGGGGACGATTTCCTTTACGCTTTTTTCATTGGTTTTGGCAATTACCACTTCTCCGGTGATTCTAATCGTGATGAGAGCCTTTCAGGGGCTTAGCAGTGCAATGATTTTCGGTACCGGTGTTGCTATTTTAACTTCTGCTTTCCCCGCCAGAGAAAGAGGCAGGGCGCTTGGCATAAACGTGGCCTCTGTTTATTTAGGGCTTTCGTTAGGGCCTTTTCTTGGCGGTATTCTTACCGAAAATTTTGGCTGGCGCAGTGTCTTTTGGGCTATTGTGCCGCTGGGGCTGATTGTAATCTTCGTGATATTATCGAAACTGAAAGGCGAGTGGACAGCGGCAAAGGGTGAAAAATTTGATCTTATCGGCTCCGTAATCTACGGCGTCAGCCTGGTATCTTTTATGTATGGGCTATCGGTCCTTCCTGAAATCAATGCTGTCTGGTTTTTGGGAATTGGTTTTGTGAGCCTTTTAGCTTTTATTTGGTGGGAAATGAAAACCCCCAGCCCCCTTTTGGATTTAAACATTATACTGCATAACAGGGTATTTGCTTTTTCAAATATTGCGGTGCTTATAAACTTTAGTGCCACGTTTGCGGTAGCTTTCCTTTTGAGCCTTTATTTACAATACACGCAAGGAATGAGCCCGCAAGCGGCAGGTCTTGTTCTAATCTCTCAACCGGTGGTGATGGCGATTGTTTCGCCGTTTGCCGGTAAGCTTTCGGATAAAACACAGCCGCAAAACGTTGCCGCTTTGGGGATGGCCATAACGGCGGTCGGTTTACTCTATTTTGGTTTTATCGATGCCGATACGTCCGTTGCCGCGATTACTTTAGGCTTGGTGATTGTCGGTTTGGGGCTCTCTTTGTTTTCATCCCCCAATACCAATGCCATTATGAGTTCCGTTGAAAGCAAGAACTATGGGGTAGCCTCCGCAATATTATCCACAATGAGGGTTGTCGGGAACATATTCAGTATGGGTGTTGTCACCGTTCTCTTTGCAATCTTTATCGGTAGGGTTGAGATAACCCCCGAGTATTATTCACCGTTCCTTAGCAGCATCAGAATCTCCTTTATTATCTTTGCTGTTCTCTGCTTTTTGGGGGTATTTGCTTCTTGGGTGCGGGGCAAGCCGCAGGAGTAA
- the bfr gene encoding bacterioferritin, producing MKGDPKLVETLNSLLADELTAINQYIVHAEMCEDWGYGKLHEKLEKRAIDEMKHAEKLIGRILFLGGIPIVSSLKDIYIGSVVPEQVENDRIAEGAAIKAYNDAITLAGELKDHATRDILVQILNDEDRHMDEIEELKDQIEQMTLPIFLANQID from the coding sequence ATGAAAGGGGATCCCAAGTTAGTTGAAACTTTGAATTCATTGCTTGCCGATGAGTTGACTGCAATCAATCAGTATATCGTGCATGCTGAAATGTGTGAAGATTGGGGCTACGGTAAACTGCACGAAAAACTTGAAAAACGAGCCATTGATGAAATGAAGCACGCTGAAAAGTTGATTGGCAGAATACTTTTCCTCGGCGGTATTCCCATTGTTTCCAGCCTTAAAGATATTTATATCGGTAGCGTAGTTCCTGAGCAGGTTGAAAATGACCGAATTGCCGAAGGGGCAGCCATTAAAGCCTATAATGATGCCATTACTTTGGCCGGTGAGTTAAAAGATCATGCTACACGAGATATCCTCGTTCAAATCCTGAACGACGAAGACCGTCATATGGATGAAATAGAGGAACTGAAAGACCAAATCGAACAAATGACCCTGCCCATATTCTTGGCAAATCAAATAGATTAG
- the gatC gene encoding Asp-tRNA(Asn)/Glu-tRNA(Gln) amidotransferase subunit GatC, producing MKLSSEQVAAIATLSRINLDKAETEKTRAYLSEMLDSFEKLEAVNTNGIPPTIQPSTLMDVLKEDAIKPSMSQEDVFNNAPKSDNGYFKVKVVLE from the coding sequence ATGAAATTAAGTAGCGAACAAGTAGCAGCCATTGCCACCCTCTCCAGAATTAATCTGGATAAAGCAGAAACGGAAAAAACAAGGGCGTATTTATCCGAAATGCTGGATAGCTTTGAGAAGCTTGAAGCGGTTAATACCAACGGCATTCCGCCCACAATCCAACCAAGCACTTTAATGGATGTTTTAAAAGAGGATGCTATTAAACCTTCAATGTCGCAGGAGGATGTATTTAACAATGCCCCCAAGAGCGACAACGGCTACTTTAAAGTAAAAGTCGTATTGGAATAG
- the hypE gene encoding hydrogenase expression/formation protein HypE, producing the protein MTEKILLAHGSGGSMSQSIVNNNILSLLGNPILNRLDDSAVFEAQGKIAFTTDSHVVQPIFFPGGDIGKLSVCGTVNDLSVMGATPLYLSLALIIEEGLSKDDLHKIISSIKEAADEAGVQIVTGDTKVVNRGNADKIFINTAGIGVIADGIDISGHNAKPGNKIILSGTIGDHGIAVLSKREGIGFETKLESDSAPLNKLIAEIMQVSNKINCMRDPTRGGLSSTLNEIAEQSGVSIRIDEDKIPVRREVAAACEMLGLDPLYIANEGKVVVVVEAEDAEKVLAQIKKNKYGQNAAIIGEVTEKHNAKVTMRTPFGTSRIVDMLVGEPLPRIC; encoded by the coding sequence ATGACTGAAAAAATACTTTTGGCTCACGGAAGCGGCGGAAGTATGTCGCAGAGTATAGTTAACAACAATATCTTATCGCTGTTGGGGAACCCTATTTTAAACAGGCTGGACGATTCGGCTGTTTTCGAAGCTCAAGGTAAAATCGCTTTTACGACTGACAGTCACGTAGTACAGCCGATTTTCTTTCCGGGCGGTGATATCGGTAAATTGTCCGTCTGCGGAACCGTAAATGATTTATCCGTCATGGGCGCCACACCGCTCTATTTAAGCCTGGCACTGATTATTGAAGAGGGCCTCTCCAAAGATGATTTGCATAAAATTATTAGTTCGATTAAAGAAGCCGCCGACGAAGCCGGGGTGCAAATAGTTACCGGAGATACCAAAGTGGTTAACCGCGGCAACGCCGATAAAATATTTATTAATACGGCCGGCATTGGGGTTATAGCGGACGGTATCGATATTTCCGGGCATAATGCCAAACCCGGCAACAAAATTATTTTAAGCGGAACAATCGGTGATCACGGAATTGCGGTACTTAGTAAGCGCGAAGGTATCGGTTTTGAAACAAAACTGGAAAGCGACAGCGCGCCGCTTAATAAGTTGATTGCCGAAATAATGCAAGTCAGCAACAAAATAAATTGTATGCGTGACCCAACCCGCGGCGGTCTTTCAAGCACGTTAAATGAAATTGCCGAACAATCGGGAGTCAGTATCAGAATAGACGAAGACAAAATACCGGTAAGGCGTGAAGTTGCCGCCGCCTGTGAAATGCTGGGGCTTGACCCATTGTATATTGCCAATGAAGGCAAGGTGGTAGTAGTTGTCGAAGCCGAGGATGCCGAAAAAGTCCTCGCGCAAATAAAGAAAAATAAATACGGGCAAAATGCCGCCATTATCGGCGAAGTAACTGAAAAACATAATGCCAAGGTAACTATGAGAACCCCGTTCGGAACTTCGCGAATTGTCGATATGTTGGTAGGCGAACCTTTGCCGAGGATTTGTTAG
- the hypD gene encoding hydrogenase formation protein HypD translates to MEKNKSYSKPEMAAGLIQSINQHAVKEARYMEFCGSHTVSVMRNGLRQLLPQALTLTSGPGCPVCVTDNSELDKAIALAKIPDVIVTSFGDMIRVPGSHTTLQEAKASGSDIRVVYSPLDALEIARSNPQKSVIFIAVGFETTAPTVAASILQARQEGLKNYYILSLQKVCPPVIRALLDSGEVNLQGLICPGHVSAVIGANAWNFIAEEYGIPCVVAGFEALDILQCIEMLARQTEKGEAKVEIAYKRGVTFDGNLTAQNVLAQVFEPSDAEWRGMGNVPNSGLKLRPEFADFDAEKKFEFDPGPTKVQKGCICGEVLRGTKSPLECKLFRKICNPLNPIGPCMVSSEGSCAAYYHYGESND, encoded by the coding sequence ATGGAAAAAAACAAATCATACAGCAAGCCGGAAATGGCTGCAGGCTTAATACAAAGTATTAACCAACATGCCGTAAAAGAGGCGCGTTATATGGAGTTTTGCGGCAGCCATACCGTCTCCGTAATGCGTAACGGACTCAGGCAATTATTGCCCCAAGCCTTAACACTTACATCCGGCCCGGGTTGTCCGGTATGTGTTACCGATAATTCCGAATTGGATAAAGCGATTGCCTTGGCAAAAATTCCCGATGTCATCGTAACTTCATTCGGGGATATGATTAGGGTCCCCGGAAGCCACACCACCTTGCAAGAAGCTAAAGCCAGCGGCAGTGATATTCGCGTTGTTTATTCGCCGCTGGACGCATTGGAAATTGCCCGCTCCAATCCGCAAAAATCGGTAATTTTTATTGCCGTCGGATTTGAGACAACCGCCCCCACCGTCGCCGCCTCAATTTTACAGGCAAGACAAGAGGGGCTAAAAAATTATTATATTCTTTCCCTGCAAAAGGTTTGTCCGCCGGTTATTAGGGCGTTATTGGATTCCGGAGAGGTCAATCTGCAAGGGTTAATTTGCCCCGGGCATGTCAGCGCCGTTATCGGTGCAAACGCTTGGAATTTTATTGCCGAAGAATACGGTATTCCGTGTGTTGTCGCCGGATTTGAAGCGCTTGATATCTTACAATGTATCGAAATGTTAGCGCGGCAAACGGAAAAGGGAGAGGCAAAGGTAGAAATCGCCTACAAGCGCGGGGTAACCTTTGACGGGAACCTAACCGCACAGAATGTCTTAGCACAGGTTTTTGAACCCTCCGACGCCGAGTGGCGCGGTATGGGCAACGTTCCGAACAGCGGCTTGAAATTAAGACCCGAATTTGCCGATTTTGATGCCGAGAAAAAATTTGAATTTGACCCCGGCCCCACCAAGGTCCAAAAGGGATGTATTTGCGGTGAGGTCTTAAGAGGCACCAAATCCCCGCTCGAATGTAAATTATTCCGCAAGATTTGCAATCCGTTAAACCCAATTGGTCCTTGCATGGTATCATCGGAGGGCAGCTGTGCCGCCTATTATCACTACGGAGAAAGTAATGACTGA
- the gatA gene encoding Asp-tRNA(Asn)/Glu-tRNA(Gln) amidotransferase subunit GatA: MLDGKQLTISEAHKLLKDKQVSSVELTKAYIERTEKLEPQIKAVVTLTADLALQQAQKADKMISAGNCTPLTGIPMMVKDNICTKDIKTTCSSKMLENFVPPYSATVIEKLEAQGMVMLAKTNMDEFAMGSSTEKSAFHLTHNPWGLNRVPGGSSGGSAAAVAAGEAVYTLGSDTGGSIRQPAGFCGVTGLKPTYGRVSRYGLAAFASSLDQIGSLTRNVTDAAHVLNAIAGFDDNDSTSSAIDVPDYTKCLTGDIKGLRIGIPQEYFTDELESDVAAAVKTSAAKLEAMGAIIDWDLSMPNTRYALDVYRIISSAEASANLACYDGVKYGFSYQDTDDMWEVIEKSRGMGFGSEVKMRIMLGTYLLSAGQYEKYYLKAQKVRTLICEDFAKAFAKYDLLITPTTPTVPFKIGEKSEDPAKMAFADILTVPVNLAGVPAISVPCGFVGGLPVGLQIIGKQFDEETVLKTAYAYEQATDWHQQRPNI, encoded by the coding sequence TTGTTAGACGGAAAACAATTAACGATAAGCGAAGCCCATAAATTACTGAAAGACAAACAAGTTTCCTCCGTGGAACTTACGAAAGCATATATTGAAAGAACTGAAAAACTGGAACCGCAAATTAAGGCCGTTGTTACGCTAACGGCTGACCTTGCACTTCAACAGGCTCAAAAAGCCGATAAAATGATATCAGCCGGTAATTGTACACCGCTTACCGGCATACCTATGATGGTCAAAGATAATATCTGCACCAAAGATATTAAGACTACCTGTTCATCCAAAATGTTAGAAAATTTCGTTCCGCCCTATAGCGCCACCGTGATTGAGAAATTAGAGGCGCAAGGCATGGTTATGCTTGCCAAAACAAATATGGATGAGTTTGCAATGGGCTCCTCAACCGAAAAATCAGCCTTTCACCTAACTCATAACCCCTGGGGCTTAAATCGCGTTCCCGGCGGCTCCAGCGGCGGTTCAGCGGCAGCGGTAGCAGCCGGCGAAGCCGTTTACACCCTTGGCTCGGATACCGGGGGCAGTATCCGCCAACCGGCCGGCTTTTGCGGAGTTACCGGCTTAAAGCCGACTTACGGAAGGGTCAGCCGTTACGGATTGGCGGCATTTGCCAGCTCGTTGGACCAAATCGGCTCGCTCACCCGCAATGTTACCGATGCGGCCCATGTTTTGAATGCAATTGCCGGTTTTGACGATAACGATTCAACTTCTTCCGCTATCGATGTCCCCGATTATACTAAATGTCTTACGGGTGATATTAAGGGCCTGCGCATCGGCATACCCCAAGAATACTTTACGGATGAATTAGAATCGGATGTTGCGGCCGCCGTAAAAACCTCCGCTGCCAAACTTGAAGCAATGGGGGCAATAATCGATTGGGATTTATCAATGCCGAATACCCGTTATGCCCTTGATGTTTACCGAATTATCTCCTCAGCGGAAGCCTCAGCCAACTTGGCGTGCTACGACGGCGTAAAGTACGGCTTTTCTTATCAGGATACCGATGATATGTGGGAAGTGATAGAGAAATCACGCGGGATGGGTTTTGGCAGTGAGGTCAAAATGCGCATTATGCTGGGAACATATCTCCTTTCCGCCGGACAATACGAAAAATATTATCTTAAGGCGCAAAAAGTACGCACCTTAATTTGCGAAGATTTCGCTAAAGCCTTTGCGAAATACGATTTACTGATTACGCCGACAACCCCTACCGTTCCGTTTAAAATAGGCGAGAAATCGGAGGATCCGGCTAAGATGGCTTTTGCGGATATCCTGACCGTTCCCGTTAACCTCGCCGGTGTTCCGGCAATCTCGGTCCCTTGCGGATTTGTTGGCGGGTTACCGGTCGGCTTACAGATTATCGGCAAGCAATTTGACGAGGAAACTGTTCTCAAAACCGCCTATGCTTACGAGCAGGCAACCGATTGGCATCAACAAAGACCCAATATTTAA